Proteins encoded together in one Musa acuminata AAA Group cultivar baxijiao chromosome BXJ3-6, Cavendish_Baxijiao_AAA, whole genome shotgun sequence window:
- the LOC103987581 gene encoding respiratory burst oxidase homolog protein B, translated as MQRMGTDDDGYQASDMVETESVGSDRVGFSGPLSKRGSRKSARFNLPASSAAAGEDDEAYVEITLDVRDDTVAVHSVKPAAGAGGGEMEDPEVSLLARTLERRSASFGSSVIRTASSRIRQVSQELRRLASVTKRPTAGGKVDRSRSAAAHALKGLKFITKTDGAAGWLAVEKRFDELAADGGLPRSLFAQCIGMKESKEFAGELFDALARRRHITGDKITKAELREFWEQISDQSFDSRLQTFFDMVDKNLDGRITEEEVKEIITLSASANKLSKIKEQAEEYARLIMEELDPNDLGYIEIYNLEMLLLQAPTQSMNIGTTNSRNLSQLLSQKLRPTQEPNPLRRWYQRARYFLEDNWQRVWVMALWLCICAGLFAWKFVQYRHRAVYHVMGYCVCVAKGGAETLKFNMALILLPVCRNTVTWLRTKTKLGKVVPFDDNLNFHKVIAVGIAVGVGLHAISHLTCDFPRLLHATDAEYEPMKPFFGDTRPNNYWWFVKGKEGWTGVVMVVLMAIAFTLATPWFRRGRVSLPKPFNRLTGFNAFWYSHHLFVIVYILFIVHGYFLYLSKKWYKKTTWMYLAIPVILYASERLVRALRSSVRPVKILKVAVYPGNVLTLHVSKPQGFKYRSGQYIFVNCAAVSPFQWHPFSITSAPQDDYISVHIRTLGDWTRQLKMVFSEVCQPPTGGRSGLLRADYGDSSNNGMNPSFPRVLIDGPYGAPAQDYKKYEVVLLVGLGIGATPFISIVKDIVNNMKQLESLGLGDVEEQDLENRGGGSNSNSGHHKRGGSTSTSVSVSTSSFRTRRAYFYWVTREQDSFEWFRGVMNEVAETDKKGVIELHNYCTSVYEEGDARSALIAMLQSLNHAKHGVDVVSGTRVKSHFARPNWRNVYKRIALNHREKRIGVFYCGAPALTKELRQLAQDFTHKTTTKFDFHKENF; from the exons ATGCAGAGGATGGGAACCGATGACGACGGCTACCAGGCGTCCGACATGGTCGAGACGGAGAGCGTGGGCAGCGACCGGGTGGGCTTCAGTGGCCCGCTCAGCAAGCGGGGGAGCCGGAAGAGCGCCCGGTTCAACCTGCCGGCCTCGTCCGCCGCCGCCGGGGAAGACGACGAGGCGTACGTGGAAATCACCCTGGATGTGCGCGACGACACGGTGGCGGTGCACAGCGTGAAGCCGGCGGCCGGAGCAGGGGGAGGCGAGATGGAGGACCCGGAGGTGTCGCTGCTGGCGCGGACGCTGGAGCGGCGGTCGGCGTCGTTCGGATCGTCGGTGATCCGGACCGCGTCGTCGCGTATCCGGCAGGTGTCGCAGGAGCTTCGGCGGCTGGCCTCGGTGACGAAGCGCCCGACCGCCGGCGGGAAGGTCGACCGGTCAAGGTCGGCGGCGGCCCACGCGCTCAAGGGGCTCAAGTTCATCACCAAGACCGATGGCGCCGCCGGGTGGCTGGCCGTCGAGAAGCGCTTCGACGAGCTCGCCGCCGACGGCGGCCTCCCCCGCTCCCTCTTCGCCCAGTGCATAG GCATGAAGGAGTCGAAGGAGTTCGCAGGAGAGCTGTTCGACGCGCTGGCGAGGAGAAGACACATCACCGGGGACAAGATCACCAAGGCGGAGCTGAGAGAATTCTGGGAGCAGATCTCGGACCAGAGCTTCGACTCCAGGCTTCAGACCTTCTTCGACAT GGTGGACAAGAACTTGGACGGAAGAATAACGGAGGAAGAGGTCAAAGAG ATCATCACCCTGAGCGCCTCGGCCAACAAGCtgtccaagatcaaagaacaggcGGAGGAGTATGCCCGGCTCATCATGGAAGAACTAGATCCCAACGATCTTGGCTACATTGAG ATATACAACCTGGAGATGCTGCTGCTGCAAGCGCCGACGCAGTCGATGAACATAGGGACGACCAACAGCCGGAACCTGAGCCAGCTGCTGAGCCAGAAGCTGAGGCCGACGCAGGAGCCGAACCCGCTGCGGCGGTGGTACCAGCGGGCGAGGTACTTCCTGGAGGACAACTGGCAGCGGGTGTGGGTGATGGCGCTGTGGCTCTGCATCTGCGCCGGCCTCTTCGCCTGGAAGTTCGTGCAGTACCGCCACCGGGCGGTGTACCACGTCATGGGCTACTGCGTCTGCGTCGCCAAGGGCGGCGCCGAGACCCTCAAGTTCAACATGGCCCTCATCCTCCTCCCCGTCTGCCGCAACACCGTCACTTGGCTGCGCACCAAAACCAAGCTCGGCAAAGTCGTCCCCTTCGACGACAATCTGAATTTCCACAAG GTGATCGCGGTCGGCATCGCGGTGGGCGTGGGGCTGCATGCCATCTCCCACTTGACGTGCGACTTCCCGCGGCTGCTGCACGCGACCGACGCGGAGTACGAGCCGATGAAGCCCTTCTTCGGCGACACCAGGCCCAACAACTACTGGTGGTTCGTGAAGGGCAAGGAGGGGTGGACGGGGGTGGTGATGGTGGTGCTGATGGCCATCGCCTTCACTCTGGCCACCCCGTGGTTCCGCCGCGGCCGGGTCAGCTTGCCCAAGCCCTTCAACCGGCTCACCGGGTTCAACGCCTTCTGGTACTCCCACCACCTCTTCGTCATCGTCTACATCCTCTTCATCGTCCACGGCTACTTCCTCTACCTCTCCAAGAAATGGTACAAGAAAACG ACGTGGATGTATCTGGCGATCCCGGTGATCCTGTACGCGAGCGAAAGGCTGGTGAGGGCATTGAGGTCGAGCGTGAGGCCGGTGAAGATACTGAAAGTGGCGGTGTATCCCGGCAACGTGTTGACGCTGCATGTGTCCAAGCCGCAGGGCTTCAAGTACAGAAGCGGGCAGTACATCTTCGTTAACTGCGCTGCCGTCTCCCCCTTCCAATG GCACCCGTTCTCCATCACCTCGGCTCCGCAAGACGACTACATCAGTGTGCACATAAGGACGCTGGGCGACTGGACCAGGCAGCTCAAAATGGTTTTCTCGGAG GTGTGTCAGCCGCCCACCGGCGGGAGGAGTGGACTGCTGAGAGCTGACTACGGTGATAGCAGCAACAATGGGATGAATCCAAG CTTTCCGAGGGTGCTGATCGACGGGCCATACGGCGCACCGGCACAAGACTACAAGAAGTACGAGGTGGTGCTGCTGGTGGGGCTGGGCATCGGGGCCACCCCCTTCATCAGCATCGTCAAGGACATCGTCAACAACATGAAGCAGTTGGAGTCGCTGGGGCTGGGGGACGTGGAGGAGCAGGACCTGGAGAACCGGGGGGGAGGCAGCAATAGCAACAGCGGACACCACAAGAGGGGCGGGTCGACGTCGACGTCGGTGTCGGTGTCGACGTCGTCGTTCAGGACGCGGCGGGCCTACTTCTACTGGGTGACGAGGGAGCAGGACTCGTTCGAGTGGTTCCGGGGGGTGATGAACGAGGTGGCGGAGACGGACAAGAAGGGGGTGATCGAGCTGCACAACTACTGCACCAGCGTGTACGAGGAGGGCGACGCCCGCTCCGCCCTCATCGCCATGCTGCAGTCGCTCAACCACGCCAAGCACGGGGTGGACGTGGTGTCGGGCACCCGCGTCAAGTCCCACTTCGCCCGCCCCAACTGGCGGAACGTCTACAAGCGTATCGCCCTCAACCACCGCGAAAAACGAATCG GCGTGTTCTACTGCGGAGCCCCGGCGCTGACGAAAGAGCTACGCCAGCTGGCTCAGGATTTCACGCATAAGACCACGACAAAGTTCGACTTCCACAAAGAGAACTTTTGA